The following proteins come from a genomic window of Bradysia coprophila strain Holo2 unplaced genomic scaffold, BU_Bcop_v1 contig_138, whole genome shotgun sequence:
- the LOC119073437 gene encoding serine-rich adhesin for platelets isoform X1, protein MSSTIPVVWCSNPNATNQKPIAFALHGIHLQGNITEKQVSALRELLTAAAEGRLVLPSDGGVVSLDCGINIGSTIVKEQQSIAKQLDHIDEAEENAVVSQNDKVTVDTKCNEETQDCFEPKYSVLSKAPSLNHYDELYEFLCCAKCMNDTTSRKCTKIKAKYFEKYLQRKFRPKSESTNIRQHLKYPTRPIRKVTKSYSFVKSKPVRHQQLLVHNVVTPPYATVNKIAKNSTNLCNDANIAMVNNSVSESPTNIAIQNVETNLKGILNNELANDLNLPMQTAKDFDEKDKCSNKKDLVKDNKVHSQSSELITHFEKTNTIFWNTSLDYAAINYTTTKSNDIPASHEPNNLLLDLSSNSSSRKTSFDSTCTISSMDSGFIEMQNKLDGNTTQTDSGQNKLNDLDVIDAITVDSPSTVNLQSGKPFEIPPIVITSDTSATLDDKLDNDTFKLSVTECVDHSRSRRKSYEEFKALFQSNSSGQNNQTKSNCRSRSTILAPNADLLNPLPDDNKIKSRRKSYEEFKKLIRDCEENINSNDKIAEKFQKKNSKRQCKKGLPLNGNDSSTSKYDEKNMEVKATKTNVCGTIYDIVHRKLSITNKGDQTSDSNQKTLASVRSKDDIYKVNAKIYDKLISYGTIYDIIQRKNDIYSEKYEKYDKYMTYGTIYEITRKSGEYEVFQRKRALSEKFHKRFNDQSITKYSTLNFGTIYDLIQRRQGDTVASTKSKDRKLSNVKDVIASIDRNKDKSTSRFSMEKVNENALQLDTPDKNNENDNPKTYCEAKSPKFKRQNRIRRFSNILSYTPKHETKSSKATELIPSIKEIGATVDNVEKNATLEVPPPKEDLYSKLKTAINGQIFKSSSLDILSSKSNEVVSIVSSSKIVQQNHVIKSDNANCGISENSTKFVPCGHDRAITSKNLLTKKSKSRRLSEFTRGEFLNEKLWYFRKIKRIEAEKKLLLPENEHGAFLIRDSESRHNDYSLSVRDGDTVKHYRIRQLDEGGFFIARRTTFRTLQELVEHYSKDSDGLCVNLCKPCVQIEKPVTEGLSHRTRDQWEIDRNSLKFVRKLGSGQFGDVWEGLWNNTTPVAIKTLKSGTMDPKDFLAEAQIMKKLRHSKLIQLYAVCTVEEPIYIITELMKHGSLLEYLQGKGRNLNLAQLIDMAAQIAAGMAYLESQNYIHRDLAARNVLVADNNIVKIADFGLARLIKEDEYEARVGARFPIKWTAPEAANYSKFSIKSDVWSFGILLTELVTYGRIPYPGMTNAEVLTQVEHGYRMPCPPNCTSSALYEIMLECWHKDPMRRPTFETLQWKLEDFFTLEQSDYKEAQAY, encoded by the exons ATGTCTTCAACAATACCCGTGGTATGGTGTTCCAATCCAAATGCAACAAACCAAAAACCGATTGCATTTGCATTACATGGAATTCATTTGCAAGGGAATATCACCGAGAAACAAGTTTCAGCATTACGTGAATTGCTCACAGCAGCCGCAGAAGGACGATTAGTTCTGCCTTCCGACGGTGGTGTGGTTTCGCTTGATTGTGGTATCAATATCGGTAGTACTATAGTCAAAGAGCAGCAATCTATTGCAAAGCAATTGGATCACATTGATGAAGCCGAAGAAAATGCTGTCGTCAGTCAAAACGATAAGGTGACCGTCGATACGAAGTGCAATGAAGAGACACAAGATTGTTTTGAACCGAAATATTCGGTTTTGTCGAAAGCACCTTCACTGAATCACTATGATGAGTTATATGAATTTCTCTGCTGTGCCAAATGTATGAACGATACGACGAgcagaaaatgcaccaaaatcaaagcaaaatattttgaaaagtaTTTGCAAAGGAAGTTCCGGCCGAAATCGGAATCTACAAACATCCGACAACATCTCAAGTATCCAACGAGACCAATCAgaaaagtgacgaaaagttaTTCATTTGTAAAGTCAAAGCCAGTGCGACACCAACAATTATTAGTTCATAATGTTGTTACACCACCTTATGCAACGGTTAacaaaattgccaaaaacTCAACGAATTTATGCAATGATGCGAACATCGCGATGGTAAATAACAGTGTCAGTGAATCGCCAACGAATATTGCCATACAAAATGTAGAAACGAATTTGAAAGGAATTTTGAATAATGAATTGGCGAACGACTTAAATTTGCCAATGCAAACAGCCAAGGACTTCGACGAAAAAGATAAATGTAGCAACAAAAAAGACTTAGTAAAAGACAATAAAGTCCATAGCCAATCAAGTGAGCTAATTacacattttgaaaaaaccaACACAATCTTTTGGAACACGTCACTCGATTATGCGGCTATAAACTACACTACAACAAAGTCCAATGACATACCAGCATCGCATGaaccaaataatttattactaGATTTATCGTCTAATAGTTCAAGTAGAAAAACAAGTTTTGATTCAACGTGCACGATAAGCTCAATGGATTCTGGATTTATCgaaatgcaaaataaactTGACGGTAACACGACACAAACAGATAGCGgtcaaaacaaattgaatgatCTTGATGTAATAGACGCCATAACTGTCGATTCTCCATCCACAGTGAATCTTCAATCAGGAAAACCATTTGAAATTCCGCCAATTGTAATCACCAGTGACACCAGTGCAACGTTAGATGATAAACTAGACAATGATACGTTCAAATTGAGTGTAACCGAATGTGTTGATCATTCACGGAGTCGTCGCAAGTCTTACGAAGAATTTAAAGCATTATTTCAATCCAACTCGAGCGGCCAAAATAACCAAACGAAAAGTAATTGTCGATCGCGTAGCACCATTCTCGCACCGAATGCGGATTTACTGAATCCGTTGCCGGacgataataaaataaaatcacgCCGAAAATCTTACGAAGAATTTAAGAAACTCATAAGAGACTGTGAAGAAAACATCAACAGCAATGATAAGATCGCAGagaaatttcaaaagaaaaattcaaaacgacAATGCAAGAAGGGCCTACCATTAAACGGCAATGATTCATCGACATCAaaatatgatgaaaaaaatatggaagTGAAAGCGACCAAAACAAATGTTTGCGGAACTATTTATGACATTGTGCATCGAAAATTATCGATCACCAACAAAGGTGATCAAACAAGTGATTCGAATCAAAAGACACTGGCTTCGGTGCGAAGCAAAGACGATATTTACAAAGTCAATGCTAAAATTTATGATAAGCTCATTTCGTACGGTACCATCTATGACATAATTCAGAGGAAAAATGACATATACAGCGAAAAGTATGAGAAATATGACAAGTATATGACATATGGAACGATTTATGAAATCACTCGTAAATCTGGAGAATATGAAGTGTTTCAACGCAAGCGAGCATTATCGGAAAAATTCCACAAACGGTTTAACGACCAAAGTATCACCAAATACTCGACGCTCAACTTTGGGACAATTTACGATTTAATTCAACGTCGACAAGGTGATACAGTTGCGAGCACTAAGTCTAAAGATCGAAAATTGTCAAATGTGAAGGATGTCATAGCATCAATCGATAGAAACAAAGATAAATCAACCAGCCGATTTTCTATGgaaaaagtaaatgaaaacgCATTGCAGTTGGACACTCCcgacaaaaacaatgaaaatgacaaTCCAAAAACGTATTGCGAAGcgaaatcaccgaaattcAAACGACAAAATCGAATTCGACGCTTTTCCAATATCTTATCGTACACTCCAAaacatgaaacaaaatcttcgaAAGCTACTGAACTCATTCCATCGATAAAAGAAATTGGCGCTACTGTGGACAATGTGGAAAAGAATGCTACTCTAGAAGTTCCACCACCAAAAGAAGATTTGTATTCAAAGCTTAAAACGGCCATAAACGGACAAATATTCAAGTCATCATCATTAGACATTTTATCATCGAAAAGCAACGAAGTTGTGAGCATTGTGTCATCGAGCAAAATTGTTCAACAGAACCATGTGATAAAAAGTGATAACGCCAATTGTGGAATAAGTGAAAATAGTACAAAATTTGTGCCATGTGGTCATGATAGGGCGATCACTTCAAAGAACCTACTGACAAAGAAAAGTAAATCAAGACGTTTATCGGAGTTCACCAGAGGtgaatttttaaacgaaaaatt ATGGTATTTCCGTAAAATCAAGCGCATTGAGGCGGAAAAGAAACTACTTCTTCCAGAAAACGAACACGGAGCATTTTTAATCAGAGATTCAGAAAGCCGACACAATGACTATTCATTATCAG TTCGTGATGGTGACACAGTTAAACATTACCGAATACGTCAGTTGGACGAAGGTGGATTTTTCATCGCACGACGAACCACGTTCAG AACGCTGCAAGAACTCGTGGAACACTATTCTAAAGATTCCGATGGACTATGTGTGAATTTATGTAAACCATGTGTACAG ATTGAAAAACCGGTCACCGAAGGACTGTCGCACAGAACACGAGATCAATGGGAAATCGatagaaattcattgaaattcgTTCGGAAATTGGGTTCAGGACAATTTGGTGATGTTTGGGAGGGTTTATGGAACAATACGACACCGGTGGCgataaaaacattgaaatcag GCACCATGGATCCTAAAGACTTCTTGGCTGAAGCACAAATTATGAAGAAATTGCGACATAGCAAACTCATACAATTGTATGCAGTTTGTACGGTTGAAGAACCCATCTACATAATAACTGAGCTGATGAAACATGGTTCCTTGTTGGAGTATTTACAAG GCAAAGGACGAAACTTAAATTTGGCACAACTCATTGACATGGCTGCACAAATTGCGGCTGGTATGGCTTATTTGGAGTCACAAAATTATATACATAGAGATTTAGCGGCACGTAACGTTCTCGTTGCGGATAATAACATTGTTAAAATCGCCGATTTTGGCTTAGCTAG ATTAATCAAAGAAGATGAATATGAAGCCAGGGTTGGAGCTAGATTCCCAATCAAATGGACAGCACCGG AGGCTGCAAACTATAGCAAATTCTCAATAAAATCTGATGTTTGGAGTTTCGGCATTTTGTTGACAGAATTAGTGACATATGGAAGGATTCCATATCCAG GTATGACAAACGCTGAGGTATTAACGCAAGTAGAACATGGTTACCGTATGCCCTGTCCGCCAAATTGCACATCATCTGCACTGTACGAAATAATGCTTGAATGCTGGCACAAAGATCCAATGCGACGGCCCACATTCGAAACGCTACAATGGAAACTGGAAGATTTCTTCACATTGGAACAGAGTGACTACAAAGAAGCACAAGCTTACTGA